One genomic region from Mesorhizobium terrae encodes:
- a CDS encoding ABC transporter permease has translation MTQTPSSQTILEAFVPRSNLQLARLCVITVVVALLIFGALRYDHFLSSYNILSFLRYNSMFMLIALGMALVIMTGGIDLSVGGTAAMASVVAALLSPYGWAVGLAGGLLAGLGVGMINGLVVTRLRIQPFIATLAAMLASYGTALLLAGNQSVSVSYDTAFTLIGQDDFLGFPIPAWIAIAAYVAGWVALERHPVGRRILAIGDGEATAKLMGLKVERTLFGVYAASGLLAGLAGVILAAQFGAGQPTEGVGWELFAISSVVVGGTVLSGGVGSVGATMAGALLLAMVFNILNFENGLGVISLSAYWQSVIRGAFLLVVVVLQAKLASARQNP, from the coding sequence ATGACGCAGACACCTTCGAGCCAGACCATCCTGGAGGCATTTGTTCCGCGCTCCAATCTGCAGCTTGCCAGGTTATGCGTCATCACGGTGGTGGTCGCTCTGCTGATTTTCGGCGCGCTGCGCTACGACCACTTCCTGTCGAGCTACAACATCCTGTCCTTCCTGCGTTACAATTCCATGTTCATGCTGATTGCACTGGGCATGGCGCTGGTGATCATGACGGGTGGCATCGATCTCTCGGTCGGTGGCACGGCTGCCATGGCGAGTGTCGTCGCAGCGTTGTTGTCGCCCTATGGCTGGGCGGTCGGGCTCGCTGGCGGATTGCTCGCCGGCCTCGGCGTTGGAATGATCAACGGCCTTGTCGTGACGCGGCTGCGCATTCAACCCTTCATCGCCACGCTCGCTGCAATGCTGGCCAGTTATGGCACCGCATTGCTGCTGGCCGGCAATCAGTCGGTATCGGTTTCCTACGACACCGCTTTCACCTTGATCGGTCAGGACGATTTCCTTGGCTTTCCGATCCCGGCCTGGATCGCGATCGCTGCCTATGTCGCGGGTTGGGTCGCACTGGAGCGACACCCCGTCGGTCGCCGTATTCTGGCGATCGGCGACGGCGAAGCCACCGCGAAGCTGATGGGTTTGAAGGTGGAACGCACCCTGTTTGGCGTCTATGCCGCCTCCGGGCTTCTAGCGGGTCTCGCCGGCGTCATCCTGGCCGCCCAGTTCGGCGCCGGACAGCCCACCGAAGGTGTCGGCTGGGAGCTCTTTGCGATCTCCTCGGTCGTCGTCGGCGGCACCGTGCTTTCAGGCGGCGTCGGCTCCGTCGGGGCAACGATGGCGGGCGCGCTGCTGCTCGCCATGGTCTTCAACATTCTCAATTTCGAGAATGGGCTCGGCGTCATCTCCCTGTCGGCCTACTGGCAGTCGGTCATCCGTGGTGCGTTCCTGCTGGTCGTCGTTGTCCTGCAGGCAAAGCTCGCCAGCGCCAGGCAAAACCCCTAG
- a CDS encoding leucyl aminopeptidase, with the protein MPQSPVPVFEAADEISKEASVIVILQTARSGFGPRAAALDAQIGGILSRACSDPATLAESSTCIDVIAPQAIAAKRVIILALGKAEAVTALSLARAGGALAAHLESKGESTATLVLDPTADVCQSGAEILARVALGMRLRRYRFDMRNQRQGAGADRTLRVQLVGASDAELAPALARINAIADGVEYARTLVNLPPNHLHPDSFHDHLEPLREAGIEVEMLDAAQLTELGMNALLAVGAGSVRAPRVAVLRYRGKGSPAQPLAFVGKGVCFDSGGLCIKGGSQMFDMKGDMGGAAAVVGLLIALARQGSPVHAVGVLGIAENMPSGTALKPRDIITTASGQTVEVFDTDAEGRLLLADCLYYAATRFNPSVIVDLATLTYSVTRGLGSIFAGLFSTDDALASQMIAAGETVGERFWRLPLDRAYDEGLKSPFADLRHHAKDMEDGDAPYAAAFLRHFTEDRPWVHLDIASKELTDTDRPLARQGATAFGVQMLEEWVQANRAKN; encoded by the coding sequence GCTTGTTCCGACCCGGCCACATTGGCAGAATCCAGCACTTGCATCGATGTCATTGCCCCGCAGGCAATCGCGGCCAAGCGCGTGATCATCCTGGCATTGGGCAAGGCCGAAGCCGTGACCGCGCTGTCGCTGGCGCGCGCCGGCGGCGCCCTGGCCGCGCATCTGGAAAGCAAGGGCGAAAGCACGGCCACCCTTGTCCTCGACCCCACTGCCGATGTGTGCCAGTCCGGTGCCGAAATCCTGGCGCGCGTCGCGCTTGGCATGCGGCTGCGCAGGTATCGTTTCGACATGCGCAATCAGCGGCAGGGTGCCGGAGCGGATCGAACCCTGCGGGTACAATTGGTCGGCGCAAGCGACGCGGAACTCGCCCCGGCGCTGGCGCGGATCAATGCGATCGCCGACGGCGTCGAATATGCCCGGACGCTGGTCAACTTGCCGCCGAACCATCTCCACCCCGACAGTTTCCACGATCATCTGGAGCCTTTGCGCGAAGCCGGGATCGAGGTCGAAATGCTCGATGCGGCGCAGCTGACGGAGCTCGGCATGAACGCGTTGCTCGCTGTCGGAGCAGGCTCGGTGCGCGCGCCGCGCGTCGCCGTTCTGCGCTATCGCGGCAAAGGCTCGCCCGCGCAGCCACTTGCCTTCGTCGGCAAGGGCGTCTGCTTCGATTCCGGCGGCCTCTGCATCAAGGGCGGATCGCAGATGTTCGACATGAAGGGGGACATGGGTGGCGCGGCCGCCGTGGTCGGCTTGCTGATCGCGCTGGCCAGGCAGGGCAGCCCCGTCCATGCGGTCGGCGTGCTCGGCATCGCCGAAAACATGCCGTCCGGCACCGCGTTGAAACCCCGCGACATCATCACCACTGCCTCGGGACAGACTGTCGAAGTGTTCGACACGGACGCGGAGGGTCGCCTGTTGCTGGCAGACTGTCTCTACTACGCCGCCACACGTTTCAACCCATCGGTGATCGTCGATCTGGCCACGCTGACCTATTCGGTGACCCGAGGCCTGGGCTCGATATTCGCAGGGCTGTTCAGCACCGACGATGCGCTCGCCTCGCAGATGATCGCGGCGGGGGAAACGGTGGGCGAACGGTTCTGGCGACTGCCGCTTGACCGCGCCTACGACGAGGGCCTGAAGTCGCCATTCGCCGATCTCAGGCATCACGCCAAGGATATGGAAGATGGCGATGCCCCCTACGCCGCGGCCTTCCTGCGCCATTTCACGGAAGACCGCCCCTGGGTGCACCTCGACATCGCAAGCAAGGAATTGACCGACACCGATCGTCCGCTCGCCAGGCAGGGCGCCACGGCGTTCGGCGTGCAGATGCTGGAGGAATGGGTGCAGGCCAACCGGGCCAAGAACTAG
- a CDS encoding ABC transporter permease: protein MSIEAVAVPRKTRGPWAVALAKLTRNRAAMASLAVFLLIVLACFSAPLYAHWAGVDPFASTLDATIQIDGVDVPVMEQSTEGLGLGYTPLGPTWRLGNYFLGADSQGRDVMARMLYGGLSSLLISGAATIFTLILGTAAGLIAGYFGGITDTVLSRFLDVLWAFPIYLLAISLSIVTIAQGISIGPIVIQSGSLWLPVIIIGIVYVPYVARPIRGQVLSLRNSEFVMAAINLGVPGSRILWRDILPNITTTLIVFVPLMMALNMLTESALSFLSIGVQPPAASWGTIIQDGQALLYTRPLVALAPGLAIAISVMALNVFGDGLRDALDPRSKVRLGRD from the coding sequence GTGTCGATTGAAGCCGTTGCCGTGCCGCGCAAGACGCGAGGGCCTTGGGCCGTCGCGCTTGCGAAGCTGACAAGGAACAGGGCCGCCATGGCGTCCCTGGCCGTGTTCCTCCTCATCGTCCTCGCCTGTTTCAGTGCGCCCTTGTATGCGCACTGGGCAGGTGTGGACCCATTCGCCTCTACGCTCGACGCCACCATCCAGATCGACGGCGTCGACGTTCCGGTGATGGAGCAGTCGACGGAGGGGCTCGGGCTTGGCTACACGCCGCTCGGTCCGACCTGGCGGCTTGGCAACTACTTTCTCGGCGCGGACAGCCAGGGCCGGGATGTCATGGCCAGGATGCTCTATGGTGGGCTCAGCTCGCTGTTGATCTCCGGGGCGGCCACCATCTTCACCCTGATCCTCGGCACGGCGGCGGGCCTGATCGCCGGCTATTTCGGCGGGATCACCGACACGGTGCTGTCGCGTTTTCTCGACGTCTTGTGGGCATTTCCGATCTATCTTCTGGCGATCTCGCTTTCCATCGTCACGATTGCGCAAGGCATTTCGATCGGGCCGATCGTCATCCAATCCGGCAGCCTATGGCTGCCTGTCATCATCATCGGCATCGTCTATGTGCCCTATGTGGCGCGCCCCATCCGCGGACAGGTTCTGTCGTTGCGCAACAGCGAATTCGTGATGGCGGCCATCAATCTCGGCGTGCCGGGATCGCGCATCCTTTGGCGCGACATCCTGCCCAACATCACCACCACGCTCATCGTGTTCGTGCCGTTGATGATGGCACTGAACATGCTTACGGAATCAGCCCTCTCCTTCCTTTCGATCGGCGTGCAGCCACCGGCCGCAAGCTGGGGCACGATCATCCAGGATGGGCAGGCGCTGCTTTATACGCGACCGCTGGTGGCATTGGCGCCGGGCCTTGCCATCGCGATTTCCGTGATGGCGCTCAATGTCTTCGGCGACGGTCTGCGCGACGCGCTCGACCCGCGCTCCAAGGTTCGGCTGGGGCGCGACTGA
- a CDS encoding ABC transporter permease: MIYAILRRFGQMLFVMFGISVIVFLIFFATPGADPAARIAGRNASPEVLEAVRHNFGFDQPLYVQYVRMMEKIFITGDLTSFVNRGWKVVPAVLDSIPVTLSLVFGAAILWVVVSVIIGIVAAATRDSWLDKLLMALGLLGISMPVYWLGEVMNLITQSRYHDSWLFSWVPPLGYKNFSDDPKGWFLTLVIPWITLAILYIGIYGRVLRAAIIESMQEDYIRTARAKGLSETRILLRHALRTSLIAFVTLFGLDFGALVGGSALLTEVVFGLHGIGKLTYDALQNLDLPMIMATVMYASMFVVVANAVVDFVYILLDPRVRTS; encoded by the coding sequence ATGATCTACGCGATCCTGCGCCGTTTCGGTCAGATGCTGTTCGTAATGTTCGGCATCTCGGTCATCGTCTTCCTGATTTTCTTCGCCACGCCGGGCGCCGACCCGGCGGCGCGCATCGCTGGCCGCAACGCTTCCCCCGAAGTGCTGGAAGCGGTGCGCCACAACTTCGGTTTCGACCAACCGCTCTACGTGCAATATGTGCGGATGATGGAGAAGATCTTCATCACCGGCGACCTGACCTCCTTCGTCAATCGCGGCTGGAAAGTGGTGCCGGCGGTGCTGGATTCCATCCCGGTCACGCTTTCGCTGGTATTCGGGGCGGCGATCCTGTGGGTGGTCGTGTCGGTCATCATCGGTATCGTCGCAGCAGCGACCCGCGACAGCTGGCTCGACAAACTACTGATGGCGCTGGGACTGCTCGGCATCTCCATGCCAGTCTACTGGCTGGGCGAGGTGATGAACCTGATCACCCAGAGCCGCTACCACGACAGCTGGTTGTTCTCCTGGGTACCGCCGCTCGGCTACAAGAATTTCTCCGACGACCCGAAGGGCTGGTTCCTGACACTGGTCATCCCATGGATCACGCTCGCCATCCTCTATATCGGCATCTATGGGCGGGTGCTGCGGGCGGCGATCATCGAATCGATGCAGGAAGACTATATCCGCACGGCCCGCGCCAAGGGCCTGTCGGAGACGCGCATCCTGCTGCGCCACGCGCTGCGCACTTCACTCATCGCTTTCGTGACCCTGTTCGGACTCGACTTCGGCGCACTGGTGGGCGGCTCGGCTTTGCTTACCGAGGTGGTCTTCGGACTGCATGGCATCGGCAAACTCACCTATGACGCGCTGCAGAACCTCGACCTGCCGATGATCATGGCGACGGTCATGTACGCTTCCATGTTCGTGGTCGTTGCCAACGCAGTGGTCGATTTCGTCTACATTCTTCTCGATCCGCGCGTGAGGACGTCATGA
- a CDS encoding ABC transporter permease: MSAAEGAASRRKLPFNLASWLSRYGTFVALILLIVFNAIATPNFLSLQTFNVNLTQVATIVIVAVGMTLVIATGGIDLSVGSLMAIAGALAPMILQGTIVPTVNPLLTLPLAFILPLIVVAMLGWFNGFLVTRYSIQPIVATLVLFTAGRGIAQVMTNGNLQVFKNDAFQFVALGYVFGIPTQVLIMIVVVAAAAFLVKRTALGRQILAVGGNEKAARLSGIPAQRVKRLVYLISGVLAGLAGLIVVARNSASDANLVGLGMELDAIAAVAVGGTLLTGGRANILGTLLGACVIQLVRYTLLANGVPDAAALVVKAALIVAAVYIQQSAGPGRT; encoded by the coding sequence TTGAGCGCGGCGGAAGGGGCCGCCAGCCGGCGCAAACTGCCTTTCAATCTTGCCTCTTGGTTGAGCCGTTATGGCACTTTCGTCGCTTTGATCCTGCTCATTGTCTTCAACGCCATCGCCACGCCGAACTTCTTGTCGCTGCAGACCTTCAACGTGAACCTGACCCAGGTGGCCACGATCGTCATCGTCGCGGTCGGCATGACGTTGGTGATCGCCACCGGCGGTATAGATCTTTCCGTCGGCTCGCTGATGGCGATCGCCGGCGCGCTCGCGCCGATGATTCTGCAGGGCACGATCGTGCCCACGGTCAACCCATTGCTTACGCTGCCTCTGGCGTTCATTCTGCCGCTCATCGTGGTGGCGATGCTGGGCTGGTTCAACGGCTTCCTCGTCACCCGCTATTCGATCCAGCCGATCGTGGCGACGCTGGTGTTGTTCACCGCCGGGCGAGGCATCGCCCAGGTCATGACCAACGGCAATCTCCAGGTGTTCAAGAACGACGCCTTCCAATTCGTTGCGCTCGGTTATGTGTTTGGAATTCCGACGCAGGTGCTGATCATGATCGTGGTGGTGGCCGCAGCCGCCTTCCTGGTCAAGAGAACCGCTCTCGGGCGGCAGATTCTCGCGGTCGGTGGCAACGAGAAGGCGGCGCGTCTCTCGGGCATTCCGGCGCAGCGGGTCAAGCGTCTCGTCTATCTCATCAGTGGTGTTCTGGCAGGCCTTGCCGGGTTGATCGTGGTGGCGCGCAATTCGGCCAGCGATGCCAATCTGGTCGGGCTCGGCATGGAACTCGACGCCATTGCCGCGGTCGCGGTCGGCGGCACGCTGTTGACGGGCGGCAGGGCGAACATTCTTGGCACTCTGCTCGGCGCCTGCGTCATCCAGCTCGTCCGCTACACGCTTCTCGCCAACGGCGTGCCCGATGCTGCCGCCCTTGTCGTCAAGGCGGCGCTCATCGTCGCCGCCGTCTACATCCAGCAAAGCGCGGGCCCCGGTCGGACATGA
- a CDS encoding ABC transporter ATP-binding protein, translated as MTDQDRPILETRALGKRFSIGSRFSSEGKRTVHAVDNVSLTVRRGETVGLVGESGCGKSTLARCLVRLYDITDGELLFEDDDITSKSLGELRPLRRRLQMVFQDPSASLNPRRRVGDLVAEPLRIHTKLSSGEIAKRVAELFDLVGLLPDHVMRYPHEFSGGQRQRVGIARAIALNPDLVVLDEPVSALDVSVQAQIVNLLADLQEKLKLTYIFIAHDLSVVRQVSTRIAVMYLGSIVEEGPAEEVFSAPAHPYSQALISAVPVVETTPSGTRRRIILTGDVPSPLNPPSGCRFHPRCPIATDRCRTERPEPREHRPGRKVACHYPTI; from the coding sequence ATGACCGACCAAGACCGGCCAATTCTCGAAACGCGCGCGCTCGGCAAACGTTTCTCGATCGGCAGCCGCTTTTCCAGCGAGGGCAAGCGAACCGTCCATGCGGTGGACAATGTTTCGCTGACGGTCCGGCGTGGGGAGACCGTCGGGCTGGTCGGTGAGTCCGGCTGCGGCAAGTCCACGCTGGCGCGTTGCCTGGTCCGGCTCTATGACATCACCGACGGCGAATTGCTGTTCGAAGACGACGACATCACTTCGAAGTCGCTGGGCGAACTCAGGCCGCTGCGGCGGCGTCTGCAAATGGTCTTCCAGGACCCTTCGGCCTCGCTCAACCCGCGTCGGCGCGTCGGCGACCTGGTGGCGGAGCCGCTGCGCATCCACACCAAGCTTTCGTCGGGCGAGATCGCCAAGCGCGTGGCGGAACTGTTCGATCTTGTCGGCCTGCTGCCGGATCACGTCATGCGCTATCCGCATGAATTTTCCGGCGGGCAGCGCCAGCGTGTCGGCATCGCGCGTGCTATCGCGCTCAACCCGGACCTTGTCGTGCTCGACGAACCCGTCTCGGCGCTTGACGTGTCGGTGCAGGCGCAGATCGTCAACCTGCTCGCCGATCTCCAGGAGAAGTTGAAACTTACCTACATCTTCATCGCACACGACCTGTCGGTGGTGCGACAGGTTTCGACCCGCATCGCGGTCATGTATCTCGGTTCGATCGTGGAAGAAGGCCCGGCGGAAGAGGTCTTTTCGGCACCGGCTCATCCTTACAGCCAGGCGCTGATTTCCGCCGTTCCCGTCGTGGAGACGACGCCGAGCGGCACGCGCCGGCGCATCATCCTGACCGGCGACGTGCCAAGTCCGCTCAATCCGCCATCCGGCTGCCGTTTCCATCCCAGATGTCCGATCGCCACCGACCGATGCCGTACGGAGCGACCGGAGCCAAGAGAGCATCGGCCAGGCCGCAAGGTCGCCTGCCACTATCCAACGATCTAG
- a CDS encoding ABC transporter substrate-binding protein gives MKKLLLAASAAALLAGTWLAPAQAEYLKEHRGGTIRLLARAAAGTLDPHINYTDQGWQMYQPIYDGLVAFRKAEGMDGFTIVPDLAEALPQVSNDGKTFTFKLRKGIKFSSGQDLGVKDVVASFQRIFKISGPTSGTFYAGIVGADKCLADTKSCTLEGGIVGDEAAGTVTINIIKPDAELLYKLALPHAVTLPADTPAEDMGSRPIPSTGPYMISAFDPNKGMTVSRNPHFKQWSEEAQPDGYPDVVQYDFGLSEEAAVTAIQNGEADWMFDPLPSDRLVELGTKFKDQLHISPLSAWWYAPLNTRLAPFDNEKARQAVAYAVDRNTLVKLFGGKVLGAPVCQVLPPDFPGHEDYCPFTKNPGAKWSAPDLDKAKQLVEESGTKGQKVTIIVEDTAVSRSIGVYLQSVLTSIGYAADVKPISTNIQFTYIQNTNNKVQMSVTQWYKDYPAASDFLNILFSCASFREGSDASINISGFCDKDIDAKMQKALDLGVTDQKAADKMWAEIDKQVTDKAPAVGLFTPKRLDFVSKRLGNFKFNRQFNWMITQSWVQ, from the coding sequence ATGAAGAAACTGCTCTTGGCGGCTTCGGCCGCGGCACTCTTGGCCGGCACATGGCTGGCTCCGGCACAGGCCGAATATCTCAAGGAACATCGCGGTGGCACCATTCGCCTTCTGGCCCGCGCCGCGGCCGGAACGCTCGACCCGCATATCAACTACACCGATCAGGGCTGGCAGATGTACCAGCCGATCTATGACGGCCTGGTCGCCTTTCGCAAAGCCGAAGGCATGGACGGCTTCACCATCGTCCCCGACCTGGCAGAGGCGCTGCCGCAAGTCAGCAATGACGGCAAGACCTTCACTTTCAAGCTGCGCAAGGGCATCAAGTTCTCCAGCGGCCAGGACCTCGGCGTGAAGGACGTGGTCGCCTCGTTCCAGCGCATCTTCAAGATTTCGGGACCAACCTCCGGCACCTTCTATGCCGGCATCGTCGGCGCCGACAAATGCCTGGCCGACACCAAGAGCTGTACGCTCGAAGGCGGCATCGTCGGCGACGAGGCGGCCGGAACGGTTACGATCAACATCATCAAGCCGGATGCCGAACTTCTCTACAAGCTGGCGTTGCCGCATGCCGTGACCCTGCCGGCGGATACGCCCGCAGAAGACATGGGATCCAGGCCCATTCCCAGCACCGGCCCTTACATGATCTCCGCCTTCGACCCCAACAAGGGCATGACAGTTTCCCGCAATCCGCATTTCAAGCAGTGGAGCGAGGAAGCCCAGCCGGACGGCTATCCCGATGTCGTCCAATATGATTTCGGCCTCTCCGAGGAAGCGGCGGTCACCGCGATCCAGAACGGCGAAGCGGACTGGATGTTCGACCCGCTGCCAAGCGACCGCCTGGTCGAGCTCGGCACCAAGTTCAAGGACCAACTCCACATCTCGCCACTTTCCGCATGGTGGTATGCCCCGCTCAACACCCGCCTCGCGCCGTTCGACAATGAAAAGGCGCGGCAGGCAGTGGCCTATGCGGTCGATCGCAACACTCTGGTCAAGCTGTTCGGCGGCAAGGTGCTTGGCGCTCCGGTGTGCCAGGTTCTGCCGCCAGACTTCCCCGGCCACGAGGATTATTGCCCCTTCACCAAGAACCCCGGCGCCAAATGGTCGGCACCTGATCTCGACAAGGCCAAGCAGCTTGTCGAGGAATCCGGCACCAAGGGCCAGAAGGTGACCATCATCGTCGAGGACACCGCCGTATCGCGGTCGATCGGCGTCTATCTGCAGAGCGTGCTGACCAGCATCGGCTATGCCGCCGACGTCAAGCCGATCTCGACCAACATCCAGTTCACCTACATCCAGAACACCAACAACAAAGTGCAGATGTCGGTGACCCAGTGGTACAAGGACTATCCCGCAGCTTCGGACTTCCTGAACATCCTGTTCAGCTGCGCATCTTTCCGTGAAGGCTCCGACGCTTCGATCAACATTTCGGGCTTCTGCGACAAGGATATCGACGCCAAGATGCAGAAGGCACTGGACCTCGGCGTCACCGACCAGAAAGCGGCCGACAAGATGTGGGCCGAAATCGATAAGCAGGTGACCGACAAGGCGCCGGCCGTCGGCCTCTTTACGCCGAAGCGGCTCGACTTCGTCAGCAAGCGCCTGGGCAATTTCAAGTTCAATCGGCAGTTCAACTGGATGATCACCCAGTCCTGGGTGCAGTAA
- a CDS encoding ABC transporter ATP-binding protein: MMLSVRDLRVSFRTDDGLVRAIDGVSFDLEEGEILGVVGESGSGKTVSLLAVMGLITDPNAVIEGSIRYKGRELVGLPARELRRLRGNEIAMIFQDPMTALTPVYTIGWQIAEQIRAHRTISKTKALERVEELLAEVNFPNPREAMSRYPHQLSGGMRQRAVIAMALSCNPALLVADEPTTALDVTVQAGILDLVRKLRATHNSAVVFITHDMGVVSELADRVMVMYAGRVVERGGRAELFSDPRHPYTRALLGSIPPLTGEKPRRLPAIPGSPPSLLRLPQGCAFGPRCPVQYEPCVAGKPNLGDGTHAAACFRVAQA, encoded by the coding sequence ATGATGCTGTCTGTGCGTGACCTTCGGGTATCGTTCCGCACCGATGACGGCCTGGTGCGGGCCATCGACGGCGTTTCCTTCGACCTCGAGGAAGGCGAGATCCTCGGCGTGGTCGGCGAATCCGGCTCCGGCAAGACCGTATCACTGCTGGCGGTCATGGGCCTGATCACCGACCCCAATGCGGTGATCGAAGGCTCGATCCGCTACAAGGGCCGTGAATTGGTGGGATTGCCGGCGCGCGAACTCAGGCGCCTGCGCGGCAATGAGATCGCCATGATCTTCCAGGACCCGATGACGGCACTGACCCCGGTCTACACGATCGGCTGGCAGATCGCCGAACAGATCCGCGCGCATAGAACTATCAGCAAGACCAAGGCCCTGGAGCGCGTCGAGGAACTGTTGGCCGAGGTGAATTTCCCCAATCCGCGCGAGGCGATGTCGCGCTACCCGCACCAGCTTTCCGGCGGCATGCGCCAACGGGCGGTGATCGCCATGGCGCTGTCCTGCAATCCCGCGCTGCTGGTGGCGGACGAGCCGACCACCGCGCTCGACGTCACCGTGCAAGCCGGCATCCTCGATCTCGTGCGCAAGCTGCGCGCGACGCACAATTCCGCGGTCGTCTTCATTACGCATGACATGGGCGTTGTTTCCGAACTCGCCGACCGCGTCATGGTCATGTATGCCGGCCGCGTGGTGGAACGCGGCGGTCGTGCGGAGCTGTTCTCGGATCCGCGACACCCCTACACGCGTGCCCTGCTCGGCTCGATCCCGCCGCTGACTGGCGAGAAGCCGCGCCGACTGCCGGCCATTCCCGGCTCACCGCCGTCGCTGCTGCGATTGCCGCAAGGTTGCGCCTTCGGGCCACGCTGCCCGGTACAGTACGAACCTTGCGTGGCAGGCAAGCCGAACCTTGGCGACGGCACCCACGCTGCGGCTTGCTTCCGGGTGGCGCAAGCATGA
- a CDS encoding proline iminopeptidase-family hydrolase, with product MSSGINRKEGRAAFGGYETWYRISGELGDKAPVVILHGGPGVAHNYVDAYKLLACGGRAVIHYDQLGCGNSTLLPEKGADFWTPQLFIDELENLVDHLGIRSGFHVLGQSWGGMLGAEYAVTRPQGLKSLTIANSPASMKLWVEEANRLRADLPEDVQETLTRHEKAGTTDHPDYQQATMVFYERHVCRVVPFPPEVAESFAQVARNPTVYNVMNGPNEFHVIGTLKNWTIVDRLAAIDVPTLIISGRYDEATPATVQPYKDGIKGSRWEIFEHSSHMPHVEEQERCMRVVGDFLDHNDS from the coding sequence ATGTCGTCAGGGATCAATCGCAAGGAAGGACGCGCCGCCTTCGGTGGCTACGAAACCTGGTACCGGATCAGTGGCGAGCTCGGCGACAAAGCGCCGGTGGTGATCCTGCATGGCGGCCCCGGCGTCGCGCACAACTATGTCGATGCCTACAAGCTTCTCGCCTGCGGGGGTCGCGCCGTCATCCATTATGACCAGTTGGGATGCGGCAATTCCACATTGTTGCCGGAGAAGGGCGCCGATTTCTGGACGCCACAACTTTTCATCGACGAGCTTGAAAACCTGGTCGACCACCTTGGCATCCGCAGTGGCTTCCATGTGCTCGGCCAGAGCTGGGGCGGCATGTTGGGGGCTGAATATGCAGTGACACGCCCGCAAGGCTTGAAGTCGCTGACGATCGCCAATTCGCCGGCTTCCATGAAGCTGTGGGTCGAAGAAGCGAACCGGCTTCGCGCCGACCTGCCGGAGGACGTCCAGGAAACCCTGACCCGGCATGAAAAGGCCGGCACGACCGACCATCCGGACTATCAGCAGGCAACGATGGTGTTTTACGAGCGGCATGTCTGCCGTGTCGTGCCCTTTCCGCCGGAAGTGGCGGAAAGCTTCGCCCAGGTGGCGCGCAATCCCACCGTCTACAATGTGATGAACGGGCCGAACGAGTTCCACGTCATCGGCACGCTGAAGAACTGGACTATCGTCGACCGCCTGGCAGCCATCGATGTTCCCACCCTGATCATCTCCGGACGTTACGACGAGGCCACACCCGCGACCGTGCAGCCCTACAAGGACGGCATCAAGGGATCGCGCTGGGAGATATTCGAGCATTCCAGCCACATGCCGCATGTGGAAGAGCAAGAACGCTGCATGCGGGTGGTGGGAGACTTCCTGGACCACAACGACAGCTAA